One Microbacterium sp. No. 7 genomic window carries:
- a CDS encoding TRAP transporter small permease: protein MNDEPESSQYRAGRRLGPARWERVLEIVLLAPGALVLLVMLVYVVANAVTRTTLRFSLPASIELTQYWFMPLVAGIGFVGAQMVGQHVDADLFYGWFSDRAKRWLTICVRLFAAAFMLFWAWFALQEALYAQNKGIHAGYTDIPAWPAYFIIPLAFAGMAVILIIQAWRAWRSPADTFDESLEELMEEELKESLV, encoded by the coding sequence ATGAATGACGAGCCTGAGAGCAGTCAGTACCGGGCCGGTCGCCGGCTCGGTCCCGCGCGATGGGAGCGCGTGCTCGAGATCGTCCTCCTCGCGCCGGGTGCGCTGGTGCTGCTGGTCATGCTCGTGTACGTCGTGGCCAACGCGGTCACGCGCACGACGCTGCGGTTCTCGCTGCCGGCGTCGATCGAGCTGACGCAGTACTGGTTCATGCCGCTCGTCGCCGGCATCGGCTTCGTGGGCGCGCAGATGGTCGGCCAGCACGTGGACGCCGACCTGTTCTACGGCTGGTTCTCCGACCGTGCGAAGAGGTGGCTGACGATCTGCGTTCGCCTCTTCGCGGCCGCGTTCATGCTCTTCTGGGCGTGGTTCGCGCTGCAGGAGGCCCTCTACGCCCAGAACAAGGGCATCCACGCCGGCTACACCGACATCCCCGCGTGGCCCGCGTACTTCATCATCCCGCTCGCCTTCGCCGGCATGGCCGTGATCCTGATCATCCAGGCCTGGCGCGCGTGGCGCAGCCCCGCAGACACGTTCGATGAGTCCCTTGAGGAGCTCATGGAGGAAGAGCTCAAGGAGAGCCTCGTATGA
- a CDS encoding alpha/beta fold hydrolase codes for MEIDLPGRVSVDGAEIRYGVSGSGSPDVLLVHGNGAHHLWWHRVAQLLEPRHRLITLDLSGHGDSDHRPEYTPTLWSREVAAVLNAVGSEGALYVGHSMGGRLAFTFGSQFPELTRGAVVFDSSVRPPGRYRRRPAGFAQKPLNVYPSYAEAKARFRLLPAQPELPAEITDPIADYSIRAVPGGWSWKHDPRSLLRFEDAKVDAEARSLRAPLVYAYGSESVIVDDELADYVRSAVPSLHRLERIEGGHHHLVLDHPERCARIIAETAAGLGDIAEAR; via the coding sequence TTGGAAATCGATCTCCCCGGCCGCGTCAGCGTCGACGGCGCCGAGATCCGCTACGGGGTGAGCGGCTCTGGATCGCCGGACGTCCTCCTGGTGCACGGCAACGGCGCCCATCACCTCTGGTGGCATCGCGTCGCGCAGCTGCTCGAGCCGCGTCACCGCCTCATCACGCTCGACCTGTCGGGTCACGGCGACAGCGATCACCGCCCCGAGTACACGCCGACGCTGTGGAGCCGCGAAGTGGCCGCCGTGCTGAACGCCGTCGGATCCGAGGGCGCCCTCTACGTGGGGCACAGCATGGGGGGACGACTCGCCTTCACGTTCGGGTCGCAGTTCCCCGAGCTCACGCGGGGCGCCGTCGTCTTCGACTCGAGCGTGCGTCCGCCAGGACGCTACCGGCGACGCCCGGCCGGCTTCGCGCAGAAGCCGCTGAACGTCTATCCGTCCTACGCCGAGGCGAAGGCCCGCTTCCGCCTGCTGCCGGCGCAGCCCGAGCTGCCCGCCGAGATCACCGACCCCATTGCCGACTACTCGATCCGCGCCGTGCCCGGCGGATGGTCGTGGAAGCACGACCCCCGGTCGCTCCTGCGCTTCGAGGACGCGAAGGTCGACGCAGAGGCGAGATCGCTGCGTGCCCCGCTCGTATACGCGTACGGCTCGGAGAGCGTCATCGTCGACGACGAGCTGGCCGACTACGTGCGGTCGGCCGTGCCGTCGCTGCATCGCCTCGAGCGCATCGAGGGCGGCCACCACCACCTCGTGCTCGACCACCCCGAACGCTGCGCGCGCATCATCGCCGAGACGGCGGCGGGCCTCGGCGACATCGCCGAGGCCCGCTGA
- a CDS encoding TRAP transporter large permease gives MSQVLDTSTVRLSPLGARPKPLRLRPKGWTLYLFIVLAVASAIGMFVVDSRELVGALGLSLMLWMIFLRIPIALATAVPGILGMWALRGFRLVESILGSSGFSDVASWSYSVIPMFVLMGMLLSATGLTDNLFLAVRRCLWWLPGGLAVGTNLAGAGLAAVSGSTSATTYALGRVSIPEMMKVGYDRRVALLAVMAAGLPGQLIPPSILMIIYAGIVEVPVGPQLLAGVVPGILMALVFAVIFVGIAVVMGRKGGGSLNRADRASVGQTLLSVVRAWPVPVLMIVVIGGMLSGVFTATEAGAAAAGVALVLALVHAFRAKSWTAIRSSLWGTLNTTGMIFFLLLGAMLLSDMLTLTGISQLFADWISDAGLNRWTFLLVMMLIYLLLGTGMDTLPMLVLTVPVLIPTLESLDISLLWFGVFAVIMGELAVLTPPVGVLLYLIHGLTQDPQVNQGVKFSLVDVFKAVLYVIPGALLVLLILIAFPDLVEFLPAMSAN, from the coding sequence ATGAGCCAGGTCCTGGACACCTCGACGGTGCGACTCAGTCCGCTCGGCGCGCGCCCGAAGCCCCTGCGCCTGCGGCCCAAGGGCTGGACGCTCTACCTGTTCATCGTGCTCGCCGTCGCGAGCGCGATCGGGATGTTCGTCGTCGACTCGCGCGAGCTGGTGGGCGCCCTCGGCCTCAGCCTGATGCTGTGGATGATCTTCCTGCGCATCCCCATCGCGCTCGCGACCGCGGTGCCCGGCATCCTCGGCATGTGGGCGCTGCGCGGCTTCCGCCTCGTGGAGAGCATCCTGGGCTCGTCGGGCTTCTCCGACGTGGCCTCGTGGTCGTACAGCGTCATCCCGATGTTCGTGCTCATGGGCATGCTGCTGAGTGCGACGGGACTGACCGACAACCTCTTCCTCGCGGTGCGCCGCTGCCTGTGGTGGCTGCCCGGCGGGCTCGCGGTCGGCACCAACCTCGCGGGCGCCGGTCTCGCCGCCGTGAGCGGCTCGACCTCGGCGACCACCTACGCCCTCGGCCGCGTCTCGATCCCCGAGATGATGAAGGTCGGCTACGACCGCCGCGTCGCCCTGCTCGCGGTCATGGCCGCCGGCCTGCCCGGCCAGCTGATCCCGCCGAGCATCCTGATGATCATCTACGCCGGCATCGTCGAGGTGCCCGTCGGCCCCCAGCTGCTGGCCGGCGTCGTGCCCGGCATCCTCATGGCGCTCGTCTTCGCGGTCATCTTCGTCGGCATCGCGGTCGTGATGGGCCGCAAGGGCGGCGGCAGCCTGAATCGGGCCGATCGTGCCTCGGTCGGCCAGACGCTGCTGTCGGTCGTGCGCGCCTGGCCCGTCCCGGTGCTGATGATCGTGGTCATCGGCGGCATGCTCAGCGGCGTGTTCACCGCCACCGAGGCCGGCGCGGCCGCCGCGGGCGTCGCGCTCGTGCTCGCGCTCGTGCACGCCTTCCGTGCGAAGAGCTGGACGGCCATCCGCAGCTCGCTGTGGGGCACGCTCAACACGACCGGGATGATCTTCTTCCTCCTCCTCGGCGCCATGCTGCTCTCGGACATGCTGACCCTCACCGGCATCTCGCAGCTGTTCGCCGACTGGATCTCCGACGCGGGCCTGAACCGCTGGACCTTCCTGCTCGTGATGATGCTCATCTACCTGCTGCTCGGCACCGGCATGGACACGCTCCCCATGCTCGTCCTGACGGTGCCCGTGCTGATCCCCACGCTCGAGTCGCTCGACATCTCGCTGCTGTGGTTCGGCGTGTTCGCGGTGATCATGGGCGAGCTGGCGGTGCTCACGCCGCCCGTCGGCGTGCTGCTGTACCTGATCCACGGGCTCACGCAGGACCCCCAGGTCAACCAGGGCGTGAAGTTCTCTCTGGTCGACGTCTTCAAGGCCGTGCTCTACGTGATCCCCGGAGCGCTCCTGGTGCTCCTGATCCTGATCGCCTTCCCCGACCTCGTGGAGTTCCTGCCGGCGATGTCGGCGAACTAG
- a CDS encoding class I adenylate-forming enzyme family protein → MRMRDRLSSLLEHAPRDAEAVCVGAEAWWTWRDLHRVASDAVARADAAGLGPGARVGVALHNRPAYVAIVLGLLATGRVITTLNPMQPAERLAADVRRSALPIVFGGEGVFGADEVSEAVTESGLLVTVGDDGTLSGGGEARPWPEHAFTWPEHAFNPGVAVEILTSGTTGPPKRVSLRDVQFDTSMAAQARGVDGDPTQPRLSSGVSIVTAPLVHIGGLWAALNTLYAGRRLVLLEKFRVPDWVAAVRTHRPRIASVVPAALRSILEADVDPADLSSLDAVTSGTAPCPPELSDAFRDRFGVPVLTTYGATEFAGAIAAWTLSDYRQWGEGKRGSVGRAFPGVSVRAFDPESGEALPPGELGTLQVRTAQLGHDEWTTTSDLGRVDEDGFVFVTGRADDAIIRGGFKVHRGSIQKALEAHPEVAVAAVIPRDDERLGAVPVAAVELVPGSRLTVADLEAHARATLIPYEVPAEFLIVDEMPRTPALKVSLVDVRALFDGTAST, encoded by the coding sequence ATGCGCATGCGCGATCGACTGTCCTCCCTGCTGGAGCACGCGCCGCGCGACGCCGAGGCGGTCTGCGTCGGCGCCGAGGCGTGGTGGACGTGGCGCGACCTGCACCGGGTGGCGAGCGACGCCGTGGCGCGCGCGGATGCCGCGGGGCTCGGGCCCGGGGCCCGGGTCGGCGTCGCCCTGCACAACCGCCCCGCGTACGTCGCGATCGTGCTCGGCCTGCTCGCGACCGGGCGTGTCATCACGACGCTCAACCCCATGCAGCCGGCCGAGCGGCTCGCCGCCGACGTGCGCCGGTCGGCACTGCCGATCGTGTTCGGGGGCGAGGGCGTCTTCGGTGCCGACGAGGTGTCGGAGGCGGTCACGGAGAGCGGCCTGCTCGTGACCGTCGGCGATGACGGCACGCTCTCGGGCGGCGGCGAGGCGCGACCGTGGCCGGAGCACGCGTTCACGTGGCCGGAGCACGCGTTCAACCCGGGCGTCGCGGTGGAGATCCTCACGTCGGGCACGACCGGCCCGCCCAAGCGCGTGAGCCTGCGCGACGTGCAGTTCGACACGTCGATGGCAGCGCAGGCGCGCGGTGTCGACGGCGACCCGACGCAGCCGCGGCTCAGCTCGGGCGTCTCGATCGTGACCGCTCCGCTCGTGCACATCGGCGGCCTGTGGGCTGCGCTCAACACGCTGTACGCGGGCCGGCGGCTTGTGCTGCTGGAGAAGTTCCGCGTGCCCGACTGGGTGGCGGCCGTGCGCACGCACCGGCCGCGCATCGCGAGCGTCGTTCCCGCGGCGCTGCGCTCCATCCTCGAGGCCGACGTCGACCCCGCCGACCTGTCGAGCCTGGACGCCGTCACGAGCGGCACCGCGCCGTGCCCGCCGGAGCTGTCCGACGCGTTCCGCGATCGCTTCGGCGTGCCCGTGCTCACGACCTACGGCGCGACGGAGTTCGCGGGCGCGATCGCGGCGTGGACGCTGAGCGACTACCGGCAGTGGGGAGAGGGCAAGCGCGGCAGCGTGGGCCGCGCCTTCCCGGGCGTGTCGGTTCGTGCCTTCGACCCCGAGAGCGGCGAGGCGCTGCCGCCCGGCGAGCTCGGCACCCTGCAGGTGCGCACGGCGCAGCTCGGGCATGACGAATGGACGACCACGAGCGATCTCGGGCGCGTCGACGAGGACGGCTTCGTCTTCGTCACCGGCCGCGCCGACGACGCGATCATCCGCGGCGGCTTCAAGGTGCACCGCGGCTCGATCCAGAAGGCGCTCGAGGCCCATCCCGAGGTGGCGGTCGCCGCCGTCATCCCGCGTGACGACGAGCGGCTCGGCGCCGTGCCGGTCGCGGCCGTCGAGCTCGTTCCCGGCTCGCGCCTGACGGTCGCCGACCTCGAGGCGCATGCCCGCGCGACGCTCATCCCGTACGAGGTCCCGGCCGAGTTCCTCATCGTCGACGAGATGCCGCGCACGCCCGCGCTCAAGGTGAGTCTCGTGGACGTGAGGGCCCTGTTCGACGGGACCGCGTCGACCTGA
- a CDS encoding GDSL-type esterase/lipase family protein yields the protein MAQGLLRGLLAGLPLAAGSRLPQAQAAKLPVDTVGAARVPAGLHLAFRGDAAAVRLRIAQGAPADVPSPGQSGGAAVWAGEAFVSDVALDRDGAAVIELPPRPADTVVRAYLPEGREIVGATVEALDGEIAPPPPVPSIVAYGDSITQGWTVPRPGLGWPSVMGRRHGWDVVNLGFAGSARGETQAAIAVADAPGDAVVVAWGTNAWGSAPTDARLIAETARLFLRTIRDAAPQLPIVCLSPVVRPDAEAAPNRYGATLADLRAAIERGVRDLADATGDTRIVLVPGAAVIDPDDLVDGVHPGPAGHERIAAAVGDVLAGLLPSSR from the coding sequence ATGGCACAGGGACTCCTGCGCGGACTGCTCGCGGGCCTGCCGCTCGCCGCGGGCTCCCGCCTTCCGCAGGCCCAGGCCGCGAAGCTCCCCGTCGACACCGTCGGCGCCGCGCGCGTGCCCGCCGGCCTGCACCTCGCCTTCCGCGGCGACGCCGCGGCCGTCCGCCTGCGGATCGCGCAGGGCGCCCCGGCCGACGTGCCCTCGCCGGGGCAGTCCGGCGGCGCGGCGGTCTGGGCGGGCGAGGCGTTCGTCTCGGACGTCGCGCTCGACCGCGACGGCGCAGCCGTGATCGAGCTCCCTCCGCGCCCGGCCGACACGGTCGTGCGCGCGTATCTCCCCGAGGGGCGCGAGATCGTCGGCGCGACGGTCGAGGCCCTCGACGGCGAGATCGCCCCGCCGCCGCCCGTGCCCTCGATCGTCGCCTACGGCGACTCCATCACGCAGGGCTGGACGGTTCCGCGCCCCGGCCTGGGCTGGCCGTCGGTCATGGGGCGCCGGCACGGCTGGGACGTCGTGAACCTCGGCTTCGCGGGCAGTGCCCGCGGCGAGACGCAGGCCGCGATCGCGGTCGCGGACGCCCCCGGCGACGCGGTCGTCGTCGCGTGGGGCACCAACGCCTGGGGATCGGCGCCGACCGACGCCCGCCTCATCGCGGAGACCGCCCGGCTCTTCCTGCGCACGATCCGGGACGCCGCGCCGCAGCTGCCCATCGTGTGCCTGAGCCCTGTGGTGCGGCCCGACGCCGAGGCCGCACCGAACCGGTATGGGGCCACCCTGGCCGACCTTCGCGCGGCGATCGAGCGCGGCGTGCGCGATCTCGCCGACGCGACGGGCGACACGCGCATCGTCCTCGTGCCCGGGGCGGCCGTGATCGACCCGGACGACCTCGTCGACGGCGTCCATCCGGGTCCTGCGGGACACGAGCGGATCGCGGCGGCGGTGGGCGACGTGCTCGCCGGACTGCTCCCGTCGTCGCGGTGA
- a CDS encoding TIGR03619 family F420-dependent LLM class oxidoreductase: protein MRIFLGAGFQPAEHLLEVARAADGHGFDGLALPDHLASPAVVDTDYPGTADGSVPWKIDVTPWPEPLVALSAVAACTRLELMTHVYILPLHHPLFVAKSVGTLGSLFPGRFHFGVGVGWMAEEFALVGEEFRTRGRRTDEAIEILRTVWTRKPASYNGRRYAFDPIDMAPTPPVPPSILVGGHSDAAYARAARLGDGYIAMPATLAQYRDEILPRVRAALAEHGRSLEGFHVNAILSEPADVAALAELAALGVASVQVHPFDRQAAMEAPLDEKVAAIGAFARDVLEPFRAQV, encoded by the coding sequence ATGAGGATCTTTCTCGGAGCGGGGTTCCAGCCCGCCGAGCACCTGCTCGAGGTGGCGCGCGCCGCGGACGGGCACGGCTTCGACGGGCTCGCGCTGCCCGATCACCTCGCCAGCCCCGCCGTCGTCGACACCGACTACCCCGGCACCGCCGACGGCAGCGTGCCGTGGAAGATCGACGTCACACCGTGGCCCGAGCCGCTCGTCGCGCTGAGCGCGGTCGCGGCGTGCACGCGGCTCGAGCTCATGACGCACGTCTACATCCTGCCGCTGCACCATCCGCTCTTCGTCGCGAAGAGCGTCGGCACGCTCGGCTCGCTCTTCCCCGGCCGGTTCCACTTCGGCGTCGGGGTCGGCTGGATGGCCGAGGAGTTCGCCCTCGTCGGAGAGGAGTTCCGCACGCGCGGGCGCCGCACGGACGAGGCGATCGAGATCCTCCGCACCGTGTGGACCCGGAAGCCCGCGTCATACAATGGTCGTCGCTACGCGTTCGACCCCATCGACATGGCGCCGACGCCGCCCGTGCCGCCCTCGATCCTCGTCGGCGGGCACTCGGACGCCGCCTATGCGCGAGCCGCGCGTCTCGGCGACGGGTACATCGCGATGCCCGCGACCCTTGCGCAGTATCGCGACGAGATCCTTCCGCGGGTGCGCGCGGCGCTCGCCGAGCACGGGCGCTCGCTCGAGGGCTTCCACGTGAACGCGATCCTCTCCGAGCCCGCCGACGTCGCGGCGCTCGCCGAGCTGGCGGCGCTCGGTGTCGCGAGCGTGCAGGTGCACCCCTTCGACCGTCAGGCCGCAATGGAGGCGCCGCTCGACGAGAAGGTCGCCGCGATCGGCGCGTTCGCCCGCGACGTGCTGGAGCCGTTCCGCGCGCAGGTGTGA